A stretch of the Dehalococcoidales bacterium genome encodes the following:
- a CDS encoding SDR family oxidoreductase codes for MPRLQNKVAVVTGAGSGMGRSISILFAKEGARVIAADIDETALKKVVDEIREAGGEAQAAVTDVTKEEDIQNMIDSAVNAYGTLDVLVNNAGIMDSFQPAEKVTDALWEKVFAVNSTGPMRAVRKALPIFLAKGAGVIINIASVGGLTGSKAGAAYTASKHAVVGLTRNVGFQYAEKGIRCNAIAPGGVNTNIGNTMRDPDEFGMGRAMAGAGFNPRMIEPEEVAFTALFLASDESSAVNGAIITVDTGWTSY; via the coding sequence ATGCCAAGACTTCAAAACAAAGTTGCCGTTGTTACCGGCGCCGGTTCCGGCATGGGCAGGAGTATCTCAATTCTTTTCGCCAAAGAGGGAGCTAGGGTGATTGCCGCCGATATCGATGAAACTGCCTTAAAGAAGGTGGTTGATGAGATTCGGGAGGCCGGGGGGGAGGCCCAAGCGGCTGTTACCGATGTAACCAAAGAGGAAGATATCCAAAATATGATTGACTCGGCGGTTAATGCTTACGGCACGCTTGATGTTCTTGTTAACAATGCGGGTATTATGGATAGTTTTCAACCGGCGGAAAAAGTAACCGATGCCTTATGGGAAAAGGTCTTTGCGGTTAACTCTACCGGTCCTATGCGTGCTGTCAGAAAGGCTTTACCGATCTTTCTTGCTAAGGGTGCCGGTGTTATTATCAATATTGCCTCTGTGGGCGGCCTTACCGGTTCGAAAGCCGGTGCGGCGTACACGGCCTCGAAGCATGCCGTTGTCGGTTTAACCAGAAATGTTGGTTTCCAATATGCCGAAAAAGGTATTCGCTGTAATGCTATTGCCCCGGGTGGAGTTAACACCAATATCGGTAACACAATGCGCGACCCCGATGAATTCGGTATGGGAAGGGCGATGGCAGGTGCCGGATTTAACCCGCGTATGATTGAGCCTGAGGAAGTAGCCTTTACCGCCCTTTTCTTGGCCAGTGATGAATCCAGCGCGGTTAACGGTGCGATTATTACCGTTGATACCGGGTGGACGTCTTATTAA
- the nusA gene encoding transcription termination factor NusA has protein sequence MKSDFLLAITQLSAEKNLSKEVVLGAVESALVSAYRKDNFTQNQEIIVKIDPNVGRVIVWAGKTVVEKVVDSRAEISLEEAKRLKKDISLGDEIIVEATPRNAGRIAAQTAKQVILQRLHEAEHNAIFKEYADKQGEVIAGVVRRMEPKQVYVDLGRAEAVMPLTEQPANERYRVGQRLKVYLVEVAQSARGPLLIVSRSHPNLLRRIIEIEVPEIYNGTVEIKSVAREAGYRSKVAVAARQEGIDAVGCCVGLRGIRIQNIVNELNGEKIDVVNWNADTAKYITNAISPAQVAGIRLNEEENSATVIIPDKQLSLAIGKEGQNVRLAVKLTGWRIDIKSESEFIEEEKSKPVPEPEAEVIPEVEPVVEEEIAEPASEEIFEDIDADEEEDIADEEAEEDEEEEIAPIEPVFAASFEESRPKSGIRFAEDILPPSSPKPQSKTQQKKKKDVRGKSAEDGIKLKKKKRGYNMYRDDEEYF, from the coding sequence ATGAAAAGCGATTTTTTACTCGCTATTACTCAGCTTTCGGCGGAGAAAAATTTATCCAAGGAGGTGGTGCTGGGTGCTGTTGAATCAGCTCTCGTATCGGCCTACAGGAAGGATAATTTTACTCAAAACCAGGAAATCATTGTCAAAATAGACCCGAATGTCGGTCGGGTGATTGTTTGGGCCGGTAAAACGGTAGTTGAAAAAGTTGTTGATTCTCGTGCCGAAATATCATTGGAAGAGGCCAAAAGGCTTAAAAAAGATATTTCTCTCGGAGATGAAATTATTGTTGAAGCAACCCCCAGGAATGCCGGTCGTATTGCGGCGCAAACCGCCAAGCAAGTCATTTTGCAGCGCTTGCATGAGGCGGAGCATAACGCCATTTTTAAAGAATACGCCGATAAACAAGGCGAAGTAATCGCCGGTGTTGTCAGGCGCATGGAACCCAAACAGGTGTATGTAGATTTGGGCCGTGCGGAGGCGGTGATGCCTCTAACCGAACAGCCTGCCAACGAACGTTACAGGGTTGGTCAGAGGTTAAAGGTTTATCTGGTTGAGGTAGCTCAATCCGCCAGAGGTCCTTTGTTAATTGTGTCCCGTTCTCACCCGAACCTGTTAAGACGTATAATTGAAATTGAAGTACCCGAAATTTATAACGGTACCGTTGAGATTAAATCGGTAGCCAGAGAAGCTGGTTACCGCAGTAAGGTTGCCGTTGCGGCGCGCCAAGAAGGTATTGATGCCGTCGGGTGCTGTGTCGGTTTGCGCGGTATCAGAATTCAAAATATCGTAAACGAACTTAACGGTGAGAAAATCGATGTCGTGAATTGGAATGCCGACACCGCAAAATATATTACCAATGCTATCAGTCCGGCTCAGGTAGCCGGTATTCGGCTCAACGAAGAAGAAAATTCGGCGACCGTTATTATCCCCGACAAGCAATTATCGCTGGCAATCGGTAAAGAAGGGCAAAACGTCAGGCTGGCGGTTAAGCTGACCGGTTGGCGTATTGATATCAAGAGCGAATCCGAGTTTATCGAAGAAGAGAAATCCAAGCCGGTGCCTGAGCCCGAAGCTGAGGTTATACCCGAGGTTGAGCCGGTTGTTGAAGAAGAAATAGCTGAACCTGCTTCCGAAGAGATTTTTGAAGATATCGACGCCGATGAAGAAGAAGATATTGCTGATGAGGAAGCGGAAGAGGACGAAGAGGAAGAGATAGCGCCGATTGAGCCTGTTTTTGCGGCAAGTTTTGAGGAATCGCGCCCTAAGAGCGGGATTCGTTTTGCCGAAGATATATTACCCCCCTCGTCACCCAAGCCGCAATCGAAAACTCAACAGAAAAAGAAGAAAGACGTTCGCGGTAAGAGTGCCGAAGACGGGATTAAATTAAAAAAGAAGAAGCGCGGATATAATATGTATCGGGATGATGAAGAGTACTTCTAA
- a CDS encoding YlxR family protein — protein sequence MMKSTSKHTVMRTCAACHEVKPKRELVRLVRLENGTVEVDIGGKKNGRGAYLCPSKECWIKGLKHGHLDRVLKTTVTADNKAQLLEQGNNY from the coding sequence ATGATGAAGAGTACTTCTAAACATACGGTGATGCGGACGTGCGCCGCCTGTCATGAGGTTAAACCTAAGCGGGAATTGGTTCGCTTGGTACGGCTGGAAAACGGTACCGTTGAGGTTGATATCGGCGGTAAAAAAAATGGCAGGGGTGCTTATCTATGTCCGTCTAAGGAGTGCTGGATAAAAGGCTTAAAGCACGGACATTTGGATCGTGTTTTAAAAACAACTGTCACTGCTGACAATAAGGCGCAATTGCTTGAGCAGGGGAATAATTACTAA
- the infB gene encoding translation initiation factor IF-2 translates to MAEIKKRNENIKNSGNAESAGKVVEIPNNVSVRHLSEILKVTVIDIIKQLMRNGIMANINQVVDFEMAEKIAASYGYKAQVQTQSARDTASVISEIKRQQQLLTTETNLKPRPPVITIMGHVDHGKTRLLDAIRKTNVVESEAGGITQHIGAYQVEANGEKITFLDTPGHEAFTAMRARGARVTDITVLVVAADDGVQQQTLEAISHAKAAGVPIVVAINKIDKPEGNPDFVKQQLAEAGLLVEEWGGDVIAVGTSAKAKEGIQDLLENLLLVAEMENLRADPSLPAKGVVIEAEMDKNRGSMTTVLVHDGTLKTGDAVVIGNTWGRVRAMFSDAGKQVKKAKPSTPVVLLGMHEVPQVGDTMIVVPDEKQARHMADQNRKESIAAARAANLTNLLDQVNAGKVKELNIVMKADVQGSVEPIKDSIEQLQTDAVQVKLVHSGTGSVTESDVMLAVASHGLVVAFNTGIDIGAQRLADNEGVDIRTYKIIYDLIDDVEKALKGMLEPEYVEVIDGHAEVREVFSAGKRGGVAGSYVLDGKVKRGSKVRLKRNNKVLTDTTIASLRRFKDDVKEVATGYECGIALDNFDSFQVGDIFEFYSLERVK, encoded by the coding sequence GTGGCTGAAATAAAGAAACGGAATGAAAATATTAAGAATAGCGGAAATGCGGAATCTGCCGGTAAGGTAGTCGAAATACCTAATAACGTCAGTGTCAGGCATTTGTCTGAAATACTTAAGGTTACCGTTATCGATATTATCAAGCAACTGATGCGTAACGGTATTATGGCAAATATCAATCAGGTTGTTGATTTTGAAATGGCGGAGAAGATTGCCGCCTCTTACGGTTATAAGGCGCAGGTTCAAACGCAATCCGCTCGTGATACGGCCAGTGTTATCAGTGAAATTAAAAGACAACAACAACTTTTAACCACCGAAACGAATCTAAAACCGCGTCCGCCGGTAATTACAATTATGGGTCATGTTGATCACGGTAAAACCAGGCTTCTTGACGCTATCAGGAAAACGAATGTGGTTGAATCCGAGGCGGGCGGAATAACGCAGCATATCGGCGCTTATCAAGTTGAAGCAAACGGAGAAAAAATTACCTTCCTTGATACCCCGGGGCATGAGGCTTTTACCGCCATGAGAGCAAGGGGCGCCCGTGTTACGGATATTACGGTATTGGTGGTTGCTGCCGACGACGGTGTGCAACAGCAAACCTTGGAAGCCATCAGCCATGCCAAGGCGGCCGGCGTTCCCATTGTGGTGGCAATTAACAAGATTGATAAACCGGAAGGGAATCCCGATTTTGTAAAACAACAATTGGCTGAGGCTGGATTACTTGTTGAGGAGTGGGGCGGCGATGTTATTGCAGTCGGCACTTCCGCTAAAGCCAAAGAAGGTATTCAAGATCTTTTAGAAAACTTGCTTTTGGTTGCCGAGATGGAAAACCTGCGGGCAGACCCATCTTTACCGGCTAAAGGCGTTGTAATTGAAGCCGAAATGGATAAAAACAGAGGTTCGATGACAACTGTGCTTGTTCATGACGGTACCCTAAAAACCGGTGACGCCGTAGTTATCGGTAACACTTGGGGGCGCGTCAGAGCGATGTTTAGTGATGCCGGGAAGCAGGTTAAAAAAGCCAAACCGTCTACACCGGTGGTGTTACTCGGAATGCACGAGGTTCCTCAGGTTGGCGATACAATGATTGTTGTTCCCGATGAAAAACAAGCCCGTCATATGGCAGACCAAAACCGCAAGGAGTCAATTGCGGCGGCAAGGGCAGCTAACCTTACAAATCTTTTGGACCAGGTTAACGCCGGGAAAGTAAAAGAACTTAATATTGTAATGAAAGCCGATGTTCAGGGCAGTGTCGAGCCGATTAAAGATTCAATCGAACAACTGCAAACAGATGCGGTTCAGGTGAAGCTGGTCCACTCTGGTACCGGCAGCGTAACCGAATCAGATGTTATGTTGGCGGTGGCTTCGCACGGTCTTGTCGTTGCTTTTAATACCGGTATTGATATCGGAGCACAACGTTTGGCTGATAACGAAGGAGTCGATATTCGTACTTATAAAATTATCTACGATTTAATCGATGACGTCGAAAAAGCTCTTAAGGGTATGCTGGAGCCGGAGTACGTTGAGGTAATTGACGGGCATGCCGAAGTCAGAGAAGTCTTTTCCGCCGGTAAGAGAGGCGGGGTTGCCGGTTCTTACGTGTTGGACGGCAAGGTTAAGCGCGGCTCTAAAGTTCGTTTAAAAAGAAACAATAAAGTCTTAACGGATACCACAATTGCGTCATTAAGACGCTTTAAAGATGATGTAAAAGAAGTAGCTACCGGTTACGAGTGCGGAATTGCACTTGATAATTTCGATAGTTTCCAGGTCGGCGATATATTTGAGTTCTATAGCTTGGAAAGAGTTAAGTAG
- the rbfA gene encoding 30S ribosome-binding factor RbfA, which translates to MSHRIERVNQLIRQEISDLLLREIKDPRLGNFLSVNTVETAADLKHAKVYVSCICSDEEKKEIIATLESASGFLHNELCKRIRMRYVPHLSFYWDSSIERASHIITLIDKVSKSEEQA; encoded by the coding sequence ATGTCACATCGTATTGAGCGGGTGAATCAGCTCATCCGACAGGAAATAAGCGATTTATTGCTGCGCGAGATTAAAGACCCGCGCTTGGGCAATTTCTTGTCTGTAAACACAGTAGAAACCGCCGCAGACCTGAAGCACGCCAAGGTTTACGTCAGTTGTATTTGCAGTGACGAAGAAAAGAAAGAAATCATTGCAACCTTGGAATCGGCTTCGGGCTTTTTACATAACGAATTATGCAAACGTATCAGGATGAGATACGTTCCCCATCTTTCGTTTTATTGGGACAGCTCGATTGAAAGAGCCTCTCACATCATAACCTTAATTGATAAGGTTTCTAAATCCGAAGAACAGGCATAA
- the truB gene encoding tRNA pseudouridine(55) synthase TruB: protein MDGVLNINKPVGMTSFGIVALVRKLIGIKKVGHSGTLDPLASGVLPVCFGKATRVIEFLTDAKKTYKAVIKLGITTDTYDMEGRVTGQTDVSHLTREDIESALSFFCGPIEQEPPMYSALKLNGQPLYKLARAGITVEREKRQVHIYSIKLLDYNLPEITVETECSKGTYIRSLANDLGAKLGCGAAIAELERLRCGPFDINDAVSVTELKEAFASGNWQGLVYPTGSVLKDWQSVTVDNATAAYIRNGVSVALELAEEADRCCAYDSEGSLLAILGFDAKTSKWKPSKVFN from the coding sequence GTGGACGGAGTTCTTAATATCAACAAGCCGGTAGGGATGACCTCCTTTGGGATTGTTGCGCTTGTCAGGAAGCTTATCGGAATAAAAAAAGTGGGGCATTCCGGAACGCTTGACCCGTTGGCAAGCGGGGTTTTACCCGTCTGTTTCGGGAAAGCGACCCGCGTAATCGAATTTTTAACGGATGCTAAAAAAACTTATAAAGCGGTTATCAAGCTCGGAATAACAACCGACACCTATGATATGGAAGGCAGGGTTACCGGACAGACGGATGTCTCGCATTTAACGCGTGAGGATATCGAATCGGCCCTGTCTTTTTTTTGCGGCCCGATTGAGCAAGAACCGCCGATGTACAGCGCCCTAAAACTAAACGGCCAACCCTTGTATAAGTTGGCCAGAGCCGGAATTACGGTTGAAAGAGAAAAAAGGCAAGTACATATTTACAGCATAAAATTACTGGATTATAATTTACCTGAAATAACCGTTGAAACGGAATGCAGCAAGGGGACTTATATCCGTTCTTTGGCCAACGATTTAGGCGCAAAACTGGGCTGCGGCGCCGCTATTGCAGAGTTGGAAAGATTAAGATGCGGACCCTTTGATATTAACGATGCTGTATCCGTAACGGAATTAAAAGAAGCCTTTGCATCGGGCAATTGGCAGGGTTTAGTTTATCCGACGGGGTCGGTATTAAAAGATTGGCAATCCGTAACCGTTGATAATGCCACAGCCGCTTACATTCGAAACGGGGTTTCTGTTGCCTTGGAGCTTGCAGAGGAAGCGGATAGATGCTGTGCTTACGACAGCGAGGGGAGCTTGCTGGCAATTCTTGGTTTTGATGCCAAGACTTCTAAATGGAAACCGTCTAAAGTGTTTAATTAA
- a CDS encoding inositol-3-phosphate synthase, which yields MGKINVAIIGVGNCCSSLVQGVQFYKKAKDGDFVPGLMHVNLGGYHISDINFVAAFDIDKNKVGKDLSQAIFTEPNNTYKFCDVEPMGVKVERGMTHDGLGKYLSQVIEKAPGHTADIVKILKETKTDVVINYLPVGSEEATKWYVEQILEAGCGMINCIPVFIAREKYWQQRFESKGLPIIGDDIKSQVGATIVHRVLTRLFADRGVKLERTYQLNFGGNTDFMNMLERERLESKKISKTNAVTSQLDYKLDPDDIHVGPSDFVPWLKDRKYCHIKMEGRTFGDVPLDLELKLEVWDGPNSAGVVIDAIRCIKLALDKGVKGSLNAPSSYFMKSPPIQYHDDEARRMTEDFISSNAKSTDKTSAEVAADCSGQTAVKKN from the coding sequence TTGGGTAAAATAAACGTAGCTATCATCGGTGTCGGGAACTGTTGTTCGTCATTGGTACAAGGCGTTCAGTTCTATAAAAAAGCAAAGGACGGAGATTTTGTCCCCGGGCTAATGCACGTTAATCTCGGCGGTTATCATATCAGCGATATCAATTTTGTTGCCGCCTTTGATATTGATAAAAACAAAGTCGGAAAAGACTTATCACAGGCAATATTTACCGAGCCTAACAATACGTATAAGTTTTGTGATGTTGAACCGATGGGAGTCAAAGTTGAAAGAGGCATGACTCACGACGGCTTAGGCAAATACTTATCCCAGGTTATTGAAAAAGCCCCCGGCCATACTGCCGATATTGTTAAGATTCTTAAAGAAACCAAAACCGATGTTGTTATCAACTACCTTCCGGTCGGAAGCGAAGAAGCTACAAAATGGTATGTTGAACAAATCTTGGAGGCCGGTTGCGGCATGATAAACTGTATTCCGGTATTTATTGCCAGAGAAAAATATTGGCAGCAGCGCTTTGAATCCAAGGGCTTGCCGATTATCGGTGATGATATCAAATCTCAGGTCGGGGCAACTATTGTTCACCGTGTTCTGACCCGTCTTTTTGCCGATAGGGGTGTCAAGCTGGAAAGAACTTACCAGCTCAACTTCGGCGGCAATACCGACTTTATGAACATGCTTGAAAGAGAAAGGCTCGAATCCAAGAAAATATCAAAAACCAATGCTGTTACTTCACAGTTGGATTATAAATTGGACCCGGACGATATTCACGTCGGTCCCAGCGATTTTGTTCCTTGGTTAAAGGATCGAAAATATTGCCATATTAAGATGGAAGGCCGCACCTTTGGTGATGTCCCTCTTGATCTTGAATTGAAGCTGGAAGTTTGGGACGGCCCTAATTCCGCCGGTGTCGTTATCGATGCTATCAGATGTATTAAACTTGCTTTAGATAAAGGTGTCAAAGGCAGCTTAAATGCTCCGTCATCGTATTTTATGAAATCACCCCCCATCCAGTACCATGACGACGAAGCTCGCCGTATGACGGAAGACTTTATTAGCAGCAATGCAAAATCAACAGATAAAACCTCAGCGGAAGTTGCCGCCGATTGTTCGGGGCAAACAGCCGTAAAGAAGAACTAG
- a CDS encoding glycosyltransferase family 4 protein has protein sequence MKIALVSPYDFAYPGGVVNHIVALEKRLIEMGHDVTIFAPTSKPILDYDNFIKIGNAYPYPVKGTTLRISTSLNLAPRIKEILEQEDFDIFHLHEPCMPMVCSSFLKFATAPIVGTFHASGVIPNYYYGWPITTYKLRKRRPNIVGKIAVSKPAMEYAQKYVPGDYQVIPNGIDLDCFNPNVEIIEEFNDDKLNILFVGRLEKRKGLKYLIDAYKIVKEKHPNSRLIVIGPGTRFRKKYEAKVKRDNLEDVHFLGKVSAEDLPRYFKTADIYCSPAVSGESFGIVLLEAMAVGTAIVASDIPGYRSVLTDDKEGLLVRPRRSKLLAKALDRLLSDKELRLQMGQSGIETSQIYDWNKVALQVYNYYLKVLVKTADPKDDEKKSTVSV, from the coding sequence GTGAAGATTGCGCTGGTATCCCCGTATGATTTCGCGTATCCCGGGGGAGTTGTTAATCATATTGTCGCACTGGAAAAGCGTTTGATAGAAATGGGGCATGATGTTACAATCTTTGCCCCAACATCAAAACCGATTCTGGACTATGATAATTTCATAAAAATCGGCAATGCTTACCCGTACCCTGTAAAGGGAACTACTTTGCGTATAAGCACATCTCTAAACCTCGCACCACGCATAAAAGAAATCCTTGAACAAGAAGATTTCGATATTTTTCACCTTCACGAGCCGTGTATGCCGATGGTTTGTTCCAGTTTTCTGAAATTTGCTACCGCTCCGATTGTCGGGACGTTCCATGCTTCGGGAGTAATTCCGAATTATTATTACGGATGGCCGATTACAACCTACAAACTGAGGAAACGGCGTCCTAATATAGTCGGTAAAATTGCGGTTTCCAAACCGGCGATGGAATATGCTCAAAAATATGTTCCGGGTGATTATCAAGTTATCCCCAACGGTATTGACCTTGACTGCTTTAATCCCAACGTTGAAATAATTGAAGAGTTTAATGACGATAAACTCAATATTCTTTTTGTGGGCAGATTGGAGAAGCGTAAGGGTCTTAAATATTTAATTGATGCTTATAAAATCGTTAAAGAGAAACACCCAAATTCAAGGCTTATTGTAATTGGGCCGGGGACAAGGTTTCGTAAGAAATACGAAGCAAAAGTAAAGCGTGATAATCTGGAAGACGTCCATTTTTTGGGTAAGGTTTCAGCGGAGGATTTGCCGCGCTATTTTAAAACAGCCGATATTTATTGTTCACCGGCGGTTAGCGGCGAAAGCTTCGGTATTGTACTGTTGGAAGCTATGGCGGTCGGAACCGCTATCGTTGCCTCTGATATACCGGGTTATCGGTCGGTTTTAACCGACGATAAAGAAGGCTTATTGGTACGCCCTCGTAGGTCAAAACTTTTGGCCAAGGCGTTGGACCGTCTTTTGTCCGACAAAGAACTCCGCTTGCAAATGGGTCAAAGCGGTATCGAAACTTCACAGATTTATGATTGGAATAAAGTCGCCCTTCAGGTTTACAATTATTACTTGAAAGTCCTGGTTAAGACAGCCGATCCGAAGGATGATGAAAAGAAATCCACGGTGTCGGTCTAG
- a CDS encoding CDP-alcohol phosphatidyltransferase family protein: protein MSKMAQIRKTAERYCTDPVVKLLEKTNVSPNLLTWIGFLIALVTAVFAALGSFIVAGLLLLFGSYFDMLDGSLARRIGKVSVFGEVLDSTLDRLSEGVILIGILYWFSTEGSLWGIMLVAVAMLSSLVVSYIRAKAEIIKVECLKGLFTRPERVVVLALGFFVNQMEIALGIIAFFSVITAGQRLYHVWRQLK from the coding sequence ATGAGTAAAATGGCGCAAATTCGTAAAACAGCGGAGAGGTATTGTACCGATCCTGTTGTTAAATTACTTGAAAAAACAAACGTTTCGCCGAACCTTTTAACTTGGATAGGCTTTCTGATTGCCCTTGTAACAGCGGTTTTTGCCGCTTTGGGTAGTTTTATTGTTGCCGGTCTTTTATTGTTATTCGGCAGTTATTTTGATATGCTGGACGGGTCTTTAGCGAGAAGAATCGGTAAGGTTAGCGTTTTTGGTGAAGTGCTTGATTCTACTCTCGACCGATTATCGGAAGGTGTTATCCTAATCGGTATTTTGTATTGGTTTAGCACGGAAGGCTCCCTCTGGGGAATAATGCTTGTTGCCGTTGCTATGCTCTCTTCGTTGGTTGTGAGCTATATTCGTGCCAAAGCGGAGATAATTAAAGTTGAATGCCTTAAGGGGCTTTTTACGCGCCCCGAGAGGGTTGTGGTTCTGGCGCTTGGTTTCTTTGTAAACCAAATGGAAATTGCACTCGGTATTATCGCTTTCTTTAGTGTAATTACCGCGGGGCAACGCCTGTATCATGTATGGCGCCAGTTAAAATAA
- a CDS encoding adenylosuccinate synthase, with amino-acid sequence MPVVAIVGSQWGDEGKGKVVDMLSENAQMVVRFSGGDNAGHTVINSDGEFKLHLVPSGIFYPGVTCIIGNGVVVNPAKLINEIDSLNERGIDTRRLVISDRAHVVMPYHILIDELEEESRAGKALGTTKRGIGPAFADKTARQGIRIGELLDKVGLKERLSMVVETKNDVLTKIYGAAPLSLDEIYKQCCEYGDRLAPYIRETITLVREAQKRNDMIILEGAQGALLDPDFGTYPYATSSSPLSGGGCLGSGVSPTSIDRVLGVYKAYCTRVGSGPMPTELHDEIGDAIREKGYEFGTTTGRPRRCGWFDGVAARFSSHLNGFTGGIITRIDVLDELPKLKICTAYELDGKIIDYIPASVSEYERCKPIYEELDGWQTSTDHIRQYQDLPIQARKYIKRMEDFMDCPVNFACIGPTREQTIPLNPIF; translated from the coding sequence ATGCCAGTAGTAGCGATTGTCGGATCTCAATGGGGAGATGAAGGTAAAGGCAAAGTTGTTGATATGCTGTCTGAAAATGCTCAGATGGTAGTGCGCTTTTCCGGCGGCGATAATGCCGGTCATACCGTTATCAACTCGGACGGAGAGTTTAAATTGCATCTTGTTCCTTCGGGGATATTTTATCCGGGGGTTACTTGTATTATCGGTAACGGGGTAGTGGTTAATCCCGCTAAACTTATTAATGAAATTGATTCGCTTAACGAGCGCGGAATAGATACCAGACGGCTTGTAATCAGCGACAGAGCGCATGTTGTGATGCCTTATCATATCCTTATAGACGAATTAGAAGAGGAATCTCGTGCCGGGAAGGCCCTTGGGACAACCAAGCGCGGTATCGGGCCTGCTTTTGCGGATAAGACTGCCAGACAGGGGATCAGAATCGGTGAACTGCTGGATAAAGTCGGTTTAAAAGAACGTTTAAGTATGGTTGTGGAGACTAAAAATGACGTTCTCACAAAGATATACGGTGCCGCTCCTCTTTCTTTGGACGAAATCTATAAACAGTGCTGTGAATACGGGGATAGGTTGGCACCTTATATCAGGGAAACAATAACGTTAGTCAGGGAAGCCCAAAAAAGAAACGATATGATTATCCTTGAAGGAGCGCAAGGGGCGCTGTTGGATCCCGATTTCGGTACTTACCCGTATGCCACCTCATCTTCGCCGTTATCCGGCGGTGGTTGTTTGGGCTCCGGTGTTAGCCCGACAAGTATTGATCGTGTGCTGGGGGTTTACAAGGCATATTGTACCCGGGTCGGCAGCGGTCCGATGCCAACCGAATTGCACGATGAAATCGGAGATGCGATTCGAGAGAAAGGATATGAGTTTGGAACCACAACCGGCAGACCTCGTCGCTGCGGTTGGTTTGACGGTGTGGCAGCGCGTTTTTCAAGCCATCTGAACGGCTTTACGGGTGGCATTATTACTCGCATTGATGTTCTTGATGAACTGCCGAAACTCAAAATCTGTACTGCTTATGAACTGGACGGAAAGATTATCGATTACATCCCTGCCAGTGTTTCCGAGTATGAAAGATGTAAGCCGATTTATGAAGAGTTGGATGGGTGGCAAACCTCAACCGATCATATCAGACAGTACCAAGATTTGCCGATTCAAGCCAGGAAATATATTAAACGCATGGAAGATTTTATGGATTGTCCGGTTAACTTTGCCTGTATCGGTCCGACCAGAGAGCAAACGATACCTTTAAACCCGATTTTTTAA
- the dapA gene encoding 4-hydroxy-tetrahydrodipicolinate synthase, whose translation MKKDFGRLLTAMVTPFTEDGALDYEQAQKLALALLASGSDGLVVVGTTGESPTLIREEELRLFREIKAAVGEKGSVIAGTGSNSTREAVETTQQAEECGVDACLLVVPYYNKPTQDGLYRHFKAIAENTGLPCILYNVPGRTVANMSSDTVIKLSKIENIIGIKEASGNLNEISRIIENTDSSFKVWSGNDNDTLPVLALGGYGVVSVASNIIGNQLHEMIDSFVSGDTAKAAKIHRHLLPLIDVLFKIANPIPIKYAMNQIGFRVGNPRPPLYEPDENTANLIKETLKQYKMDLPVS comes from the coding sequence ATGAAAAAAGATTTTGGAAGGCTTTTAACGGCGATGGTAACGCCGTTTACCGAAGACGGAGCGCTTGATTACGAACAAGCCCAAAAGCTGGCGCTTGCCCTTTTAGCCTCCGGAAGCGACGGGTTGGTAGTTGTGGGTACAACCGGCGAATCGCCGACATTAATCAGAGAAGAAGAGTTACGCCTTTTCCGAGAGATTAAGGCAGCGGTTGGCGAGAAAGGCTCGGTAATTGCCGGTACCGGCAGTAACAGCACCCGTGAGGCTGTTGAAACCACGCAACAGGCAGAGGAATGCGGCGTGGACGCTTGTCTTTTGGTAGTGCCCTACTATAACAAACCGACCCAAGATGGTTTATACCGACATTTTAAAGCTATTGCCGAAAATACCGGCTTGCCGTGTATTCTTTATAATGTTCCCGGGAGAACCGTTGCCAATATGTCGTCCGATACCGTTATTAAATTAAGTAAAATCGAAAATATTATCGGCATCAAAGAAGCCAGCGGAAACTTAAACGAAATCAGCCGTATTATCGAAAATACCGATAGCTCTTTTAAGGTTTGGAGCGGGAACGACAACGATACGCTACCGGTTCTGGCGTTGGGCGGATACGGGGTGGTAAGCGTTGCTTCGAATATTATCGGGAACCAGCTGCATGAAATGATAGACAGTTTTGTATCCGGCGATACCGCAAAAGCGGCAAAGATACACCGTCATTTGCTGCCGCTGATTGACGTGCTTTTCAAAATTGCCAACCCAATTCCGATTAAGTATGCAATGAATCAAATCGGATTTAGAGTCGGCAATCCGCGTCCGCCGCTTTATGAGCCCGATGAGAATACGGCAAACCTAATCAAAGAAACTCTTAAACAATATAAAATGGATTTGCCTGTTAGTTAA